The sequence CTCATCAAAACCCTTCCACCCAAATACATACGCTGCATTAGAACAACCCAAAGCTTCTTTTTCCTGCAGAACTGTAATCCCTTTCATTCTTGGCCCAATTTCTGCCTGACAAAAGGTAAGAGGCTTATTTGGCACGTAATAATCCTTTACATTTTTTTTAAAATCCTGTAATTCTTCATCTTTAAAAATAAATTTCACAGCTACAGGAAAATGCATAAACCTAAATTCTTTCATAAGAAAGTCTTGAATCTCAGAATAGTTTTTCATAATCCCTCCTAATTTATTAATATGCTTAATATATAAATTATTATTTTTTATAAAAAATTTTTCAGTCATATCTATTGCTAAAAAATGTCATCTATATTACACTATAATTGTATAGTAAAATATATTTATAGACTTAATTAAGAGGGAGATAATTTGGATAATATTTTGTTCTTAGATAAAGAACTTAAAGAATTTACAGAACAAGAGTGGTCTAAACTTTTAGAAAAAGCAATCGTTATGAAACTTCCTAAGGGTTCTACTGTTTTTTCTACATCAGAGAAATCTCAAGGAGTTTTTATAATCAAATCTGGATGGGTAAAGATATCAAGAATTTCAAAAGATGGCAAAGAATCTGTTGTCGGTTGTATAAGAAATCCAAAAGAAATTATAGGATTAGCTGAAGTTTTATTAAATAAAAATAGAACTTGCAATGCAGTTGCTATTACGGATATAGAAATAGGTTTCGTAAAAACAGAAGATTTTTACAATCTAATAAAAGAAAATTTTGATATTTCTCTTAAAGTAATGAAACTTTTAGCTGAACGCATGAGAGAAGCAGAAGAGAATGTACACAATCTAAGCTCCAAATATGTTTCAAAGAGGCTTGCTTCCTTTTTGTACAAAGCTTCTTTCAAATGGGGGATAGACGATAAAGATGGTATAAAAATTCCTCTAAATTTAACACATGAAGAAATTGCTCAGGTAGTAGGAACAAGTAGACAGACAACTACAAAAGCTCTTAATATATTACAAAAAAACGGCATTATAAAATTGGAAAAAAAACAAATAAAAATACTTGATGTAAAAAAACTTTTAAGTTATAGATAAGTAAAGATCCGGGACTTCCCGGATCTTTATAAAAGGCTATGTTTTTTTAGGTTCAAGAGTTTTTTTAATCCTGAACATAAAAAACAAGTAATCCATACCAAACTTCAAAAGTTCTTCATCATTTTTCTTCATCGTTTCAATTCGTACCTTGCTTATTTCGAAAATATCCAGAAATTTAGTATCAAAGACAAATTTTCTAAATTTGTCCAGATCATAAATTGCCATAAAATACAACGAAGCTTCCTTCTCGTTAAATGGTTCTACTCCCATCACATTTCTTCTAAGAACAAATTCAAGCCAATCTTTGTTCTTCTCTAATAAATAATCTGCTTTTTGATCTTGTAACCAATCCCCTACTGTAAATTCTTTGCCTTGAGAAAAACCTTTACAGAATTTTTCTCTAATAAAAAAGAAAAATTCATCTTCAGGATTTGGATCATCCTTTTTTCTTAAGGCAGCTATTCCGATAGGATAGGTCCTACAAAGAAGTGGCCTGTTTTGATAAATGCCACAACCTTCCTCTTTACTAAAAACACAAACTCTCTCGTTAGGTTTTAGCATAATTTGAACCATTGGGATCTTAGTTTTCGGATCAATAATTACTTTAGTGTTATTTTGTAAGAATTCTCCTGAGGACTGCCCAAGAGCAGTCCTCATTTCCAACACGTCGTAGGGAGTTAAAAGTATATCAACATCTCTGCAACATAAATTCCAACAACTTAAATCTTTATTACAACTAAACGTGAACTTAGAAGACCTATCCAGTGCTACCCTTTCAACAACATCCATATTAGGCATAAAGAGACCCCTTTTCTAAGCTATTCCTTAAGACCATCTGGTTCTCCACGATTGGCTAAATTAGAATATGCAAGAGCTAAAGTTCTATAAGCAAGGTGTGCAATTTTAAAGAAAGGCGCATATATAAACAAAAACATAACAAATGTAAGATGAATAAAATATGTCCAATATGCAATGCTTGCAAGGTTCATAAGTCTAAAGATCTCCGCCCCCATTCCGGTAAGCCCAAGCCCTGCTACAACGATCAACAAAAGCCAATCAAAACTTGAATTCGCACCAACTTTAAGGGTTGATCTTGTATTTATCATCCAGATTGCCCCTATAATTAGTGCTATTCCAGAAACGTTACCAAGTATTTTTACAGGATCATATAAGGGATATGGGGAAGGATACCTCAAAACCCACTCATATACCGATGCAGTAGCAGTTGTAAGGAATAGACCCACAAAAGACCAAAAAACAAGTAAATGAGTAGTAGATCTGACCTTCATAGTATCACAAAGTTTAAACCTTACAGAAGTAAGCGCTTCCCAAATAATACTAGCAAATAACCCTATAATACTACCTTGAAACATAACAGGATAAGGTCTTTCAGAATTTAAAGCCTTCCAATAGTTAGATAAACCTATCCAAAAACAAATTACAGCAAACAAGGCAGCTGGCAAAAAGAAGATATCTATTCCAGTTACAGTTGGAAACAATTTTGCAAAAACAATTTTACCTGCAGTTGAATGCTCGCCCTCAATTGATAGATTTACTAGAGCCTGTGGATTTACAAGATATTGTAATTTCCCATTGAGCATAAGATCTATCAAGAGTATAACCACTGGCAAAAAAAAGGCAAACGGCCACATTGCAGGTTTGCTTACAAGTTTAGCCAAAAATTTTACAGGCGCATACTCTTCTATTGTAATTTTTCTTAAAGCACCCAAAACATCACCAGGCTTTGCACCTCTTGGACAGTACGCTGTACAATCTGCACACTGATGACATAGCCAGATATCAGCGTCTTTAAGAAGTGCATCTTTCATTCCCCACTGTGCCATAACCATTTCTTTTCTTGGAAATGGTGAATTATTAGGAGCAAGATTACAAACAACAGAACACGTAGCGCATTGATAACACTTTTTAACGCTATCGCCTCCGTTAGCAATAATTTCCTTTATGAAATCTAAATCAGTCTTTACAATTTTTTTCGCCATTTTCATCCTCCCCTAAAAGCCCTTGAATGGGTTAGGACCAATTTCTTTAACCCTTTCAACATAACCTTTTAGAATATCAGCTATATTCACGTAATCAGAGATCTGAACCTGCATCATCTCTACCCTTTCAGATTCAAGACCAAGCCTATCAAGAGTCTCTCCTACTTTTCCAAACCTATAGTTACAAAGTTCTGATCCCTTGATGTAGTGACATTGATAATTTTCACCAAACTTACAGCCTAAAACTAATGCGCCATCCAAGCCATTCCCAAGCCCATCAGCAATCCAGACAAGGTTCATATTTCCTGCACATCTAAGAGAAATAAACCTAATACCAGGTGGAAACCTATGCCTCAAGAAAGCCGCAGCATCAAGAGCAGGATAAGCATCGTTTTCACAGACAAAGGCTAGATAACGGAGTTTTTCCTCGTCATCTTCTGGAACTTCAATCTCTTTTATCATTGAATTAACCATATCAATCGAAAAGTCGTGGAAAGAAACGATCCTTTCAGGACATGCGCCCATACAGGTTCCGCATCTTCTACAACGGTTAAATTTGTAGAATGGGGTTCCTTTTTCATCTTCATCTATTGCGCCAAATGGACACTCTTCGGTACAACGTTTACAGGAAGTACACCTTTGCATAAATACCTGTGGATAAGACTTCTCCCATCCTCTTGGATGAACAGCTATACCTCTCTCATAGTGCCACATACATTGAATTGCTTTTAGCGCCGCTCCTATGGAGTCCTGTATACATCCATACGTTTCCATCGGAGCCCTTATTGTTCCACATGGGTATATCCCAGTTCTTCTACTCTCATATGGAAAACATACATAATTTGAGTCAGGATAATAACCAGTATCAAGTAAAGGAAGTTCAAGCCCTTGTCTATATTGTAAATTCAAAATATCAGGTTTCTCTTGATTTGCATTAGAAACCATACCTACCACAAGAACAACTAAATCTGCTTCAATAGAGAGTTCATCTCCAAGCAAGGTGTCAGTTACGTCAACGTTTAAGGAAGAATCCTCTCCTAAAGAAATCTCTTTAATTTCACATTTTGTAAGTAGTATTCCTGGATCATTTTGAAGTTCTTTATAGAATAATTCGAATTGAGATGGCGTTCTTATATCTTTATAAAGCACATAGGCGATTCCATCGTTGATATCTCTTACATATTTTGCTTGTTTTAGAGATGCAGCACAACAATATCCAGAACAATATGGGAGATGCTCTGGGTCCCTTGAACCAGCACACAGCACGAAGGCGACTCTTTTAGCAGTTTTACCGTCAGATGGCCTCGTAATCTTTCCAGTTTCTCTCACCATTCTTTCAAAATCTACATTAGAGATAACATCAGGCGAAACTCCAAATCCTAATTTACCAAGTTTTGAAGCATCATAAGGAGTGAAACCAGCTGCGGCTATTATAGTCCCAAATCTTTTTACCCTTTCTTCACCAGCTACATTTAAAGTAACGTCAAAAAGTCCAGGCATTCCTTCAGTTTTAACGATCTTAGTGTTTAGTAAAACAGTTATATTAGGGTCAGATTCTACATCTTTAATCATCTTAAATACCGCAGGCTCTTCAAGTGAGGTAAATGGATATTTTGTTGGAGTAGTCTTATACCATTTTGCAGCCCAACCTCCAAGTTTGTCTTCCTTCTCAATTACTGTAACTTTAAAACCAGCCTTTGAAGATTCGATAGCAGCTGAAAGACCAGACGTACCTCCACCCACAACCAGGATCTCTTCTGATAGGTCTTCACCAATCCATGGTTCAGGCAAATTAGTCTTCTCTGCTTTAACAATGCCCATACGAAGGTAGTCTTGTGCTGCCATCTGTGCATCATCGCTCTTTGGTTCCATAACCCAGGCAACAAATTCTCTAATGTTTACGCGCTCGACAATACATCCAGGAAAATTAAATATATCAGTTTTCACTCTCGGACTGCAAGCAGCAATAACTACTGTATTTATACCCTCATTAGCAATATCATTTTTTATTTCTTCTACAAAGGTAGGGCCGCAAACATTTGCACTTGTTTTAACTACAGATACGCCTTTTTCTTTAGCAATTTCTACCAGTTTTTCAATATCAACTGCATCGCCAATCTCGCATCCAGAACAAATATAAACACCTATTTTCTTATCCATTATTAATTCCCCCTTCCTGATATACTTTGAAGGGCTTTAAGCACTGAGCCTGTTGCTGAGTGCAAAGAGCGTATTACATCGAAGGGCATTACTGCTGAACCAGCAAGGTATATACCATCTGGTAAACTTTCTGGTTCTATGAAACCATCAGGAGTCTTTTTGGCATTAAAAGGTAAATTCCAGTCTGCAGTTGTTGGTTGCATACCTGTAGCCAAAACAACCATATCAAATCTTTCTTTATTTTTTGAACCTGCTAATATATCTTCTGCCTCTACCCATACATCGCCAGAAGGATCTGCTTCAATATTTGCAACTTTACCCTTTACAAAGGTTATATTCGGATTTTCCTTGACATTCCAGTAAAATTGTTCGTATCTACCAGGAGTTCTTATGTCAATATAGTAAATTGTAGCCTTTACTTCTGGATCCTGATCTAACAAATAGGTGCACTGTTTAAGAGATGCCATACAACATATATATGAGCAGTAAGGAAGGTGATTTTCATCTCTTGAACCAGCACACTGAACAAATGCAACGTTTTTAACAGGCTTTCCATCAGATGGTCTCAATATCTTTCCGCCTGTAGGTCCTGACGGTGATGCAAGCCTCTCCATCATCATATTTGTAATAACATTTGGGACTATCCCGAATTTCAAATTGTCAATTTTCCCAGCATCATAAGGCTGCCATCCAGTAGTTACAATTATTGAATCAACAGTTACATCTATAATTTCCTCTTTCATTTTTAAATCAATTGCATTATACTTACACACGTCAATACACTTTGAACACTTTTCGCCCAGGCAAACATTTGGATCGATAATTGCATATGGAGGATTGGCAAACTCAAATGGACTATATATGGCCTTTGACTTATTCATATTGAAATTGAATTCATTATCCTTTTCAACAGGGCAAACGTTAAAACATTCCCCACATAGAGTACAATTATCATTTACAAAACGAGGCATCCTTTTAAGAGTAACTTTAAAGTTACCTTTTGAACCTTCAACTTTTAAAACTTCTGTTTGTGTCAAAATTTCAACACCCTTATTTTCCCTCATACGCCTGAAATTAAGTTCCAGACCACATGTTGGAGGACAAAGTTTTGGAAAATATTTAGTCAACTGAGCTACTCTACCGCCTAAATAAGGATTTTTTTCAACAAGGTAAACCCCTACACCCGTTTCAGCGGCCTCAATCGCTGCAGTAATACCACTAATGCCGCCGCCGATAACCAGTACCTTTCCTTGAAATTCTATCATCTACCCTACCTCCAAATAATTTAAAAAATAAGTGCTGTGAGGTATTACCCCCACAGCACTTAGTATTGTAATGCTTAATCTTATTTCAATTAGTCTGGAATAAGCTGAACGTAATCTCTCTTGAATTCCTTAATTTCTCCGGTCTTCGGATCCATCTTAGAGTTAACAAAACATCTCCAATTTGCATCATCTATGAAATTGAAGTCTTCACGATAGTAGTATCCTGGATAACGAGTTTCCTGGCGGAACAATATGTGCCTGAGGTGCATACGGGCCGTCAAGAACCTGTGATAGTTCTCCCATACTCTCATGAGTTGATGTAGATCCCATGCAGCCATCCTGTAGCTATCTTCTTCCAATAATTGCATATAGTAGAGTGCCTTAGTAAGAAGCGTTTCTGATGTAGAATACCAACCTATAGTGCCTGCAACATACTCATCCATTATCTTATTCAAACGGAAGAGGAACTGTTTTGGAGTAATATACTGTGGATTAACGGTGTATGGAGTGGTTGAAACTGTTTTATATTTCTCAAAGAGTTCCATGGGTGCATAAATTTCAGCTGCCAATTCTTCTGCCGTCTTGTCCACTGATGGGGTGTAATCTCTGTTGTTCAGAATAAATCTTACTGCTTGCTTAGCTGCTATACGTCCTTCCGCATGTGAACCAGAAGAGAACTTGTGTCCTGAAGCTCCAACTCCATCTCCACAAGTAAACAAACCGTTCACAGTTGTCATACGATTGTAAATTTTACCTTTATATTCCCAAACATATCCTGCTTTTTTCGTTGCATCGTTTTGCAGATCTTCTGGACCACAAACCCAAAGTCCACAGCAACCAGCGTGTGATCCGAGAAGATACGGTTCGGCTGGCATAATTTCTGAAGGCATCTTGTCAGGTTCTATATTATTTCCAAGCCATACACCAACCTGCCCAACTGTCATGTCAAGGAAGTCTTCCCAAGCTTCTGACTCAAGTTCTTTAGCGTGCTTTGCGTCAATTGTCTTTGCAAGTTCAGCAAGAGCCTTGTCTGTATTCATATACATAGGGCCAAGGCCTCTCTTGAAATCTTCGATCATCATATGGTTTCTAATACAAGTACCAAGGTTCTTATTATATGGCGCATATTTTTCAATATATTCCGTCTTTGCGCAGTAATCCTCACCTCTTGCATTTGTAGCAGTAGCCTTGAAGAGCAAAAACCACGTTCCTACAGGTCCGTAACCATCTTTGAATCTGGCAGGTACAAACCTATTCTCCATCATTGTAGCCTCTGCACCAATTTGGAAAGGCATAGCATATGTAGAACCAGCATTCCATACTGGATACCATGCGCGGCCCATTCCTTCAAGGACAGAACGTGGACGATATATGTGAACTGCTCCACCACAAGCGATAATCATTGCCTTTGCCTTTATGAAGTAAACTTTATTCTCACGAACGCTAAAACCTGCTGCCGCTGCAACTCTATTCTCTTCCTTTGAATCGAGTAAAAGTTTGACAATGAATACTCTCTCGAGATACTCTGCTTTGTCATAAGATGCCATTGCCGACTTTGCAGCTTCTGCGACGATACACTTATACGATTCACCCGAAATAGCAACCTGCCAACGACCAGTTCTACGAGGCACGCCACCCTCTTCTAATTTCAAGTTCTTATCAGTACCTATAGCTTTCCATATTGGAAGCCCCCACTTCTCAAAAAGGTGTACTGAATCATCAACATGACGACCAAGATCGAATACCAGATCCTCACGGATGATACCCATAAGGTCTGTACGGACCATTCTTACATAATCTTCAGGTTTGTTATCTCTTCCAATATATGTATTAATTGCAGAAAGACCTTGTGCTACAGCACCAGATCTTTCAAGAGCAGCCTTATCTACTAAAAGTATAGACACGCCATTTGGCTTTGCCCATTTAACAGCTTCGTATGCTGCGCCACATGCAGCCATTCCACCGCCAATGATTAGAAGGTCTACTTCCTTCTCTACAATGGCTGGTTTCTCACAATACGAGAATGTACAAGCTTCTCTTTCCATTACTTAACCTCCTGAAAAAATTTTTAAGTTACTAAATTGTTGGTAAAGTGTCCCCACGCATATTATGCGTAAAGAAACCTGGCTTATCGAGATCAGCCATATTTGGATCGGCCTCAAACCCCTCATAAGGCTTAATTGAGCCTTCCGGAACAGTACGGATTGGGAATTTAAATCTCTTTACTTTGCCATTACGATACTTACATGTCCACATAATGTTATCAGATCCACGAAGTGGTATAGCATTTCCGCCAAGAGGCACAAAGTCTGCATATCCTCTTACCTCAATTGCCTGCTGGGGACAAATTTTCACACAGCTATAACATTCCCAACAATATTCTGGCTCCTGGTTATAGGCTTTCATAATTTCTCTGTTCAATGTCATAAGATCGTTCGGACAAATATACTGACAGGCAGTCTTATCCTGTGCTTTACAACCATCACACTTTTCGGGATTTACCCAACTTGGCATACTCTTTTCCTCCTTGTTAAATTTCTTAAATTATTGAAAATTTTATTACAAAGAAAACTTTTAAGGCATCTCACCTCCTCGAGAAGTTCAAAAATTTATTTTTATTTTACTTCCCTAAAGATTTTAAAAGATCTGGTATCACGTTTACATTCTTTTTTTCGATTACCATTGCAAAAATCTTATCAAGACACTCTCTTGGCAACAACTCTACCGTTTGGGTAGAGGAGGTGTCTATTTTTGCTGAAGGATAAACCTCTTTAAGCTTTTGAGCTTGTTCGTATGTAATAGGAACTCTTAATCTCTTTAATCCTGCAAAAGCCTCCTGAAGTTCAGGAATTTCAAGCATATTTGCTTTTTTTAAAGCTTCTTCTCTCTCAGGTCCAACCCAAAGTGATATTGTAAGTTTTATATCAGCGTTACTCATTGTGATTACACCTCCATTGGAGGAATCGTAAAGACTGGATTACGATTCTCAAGATAGTTATCATTTACGAAAGGTGAACCAAAACCATATTTATCTGCGCACATCATAACAGTATCAAATACCTCAGGTCTGAATATGAGCCTTGTTGGTTTAACGCCTTGTTGAATGATAGAACGAATTACTGTGCCAGAAAACTTTTGTTTTTGTTTTTTGTGCCCATCAAATCCTTCATAAACGATCCCAGCGCAAACTGGACAATAATACCATTCTTTAGTTAGAACAGACTTAATGCCCAGATCTGGTAGACCTTTGAAGATCTCATGAGCACCATAGGTTGGATAATAATCACCAACGCCGGCGTGATCGCGGCCAAACATATGATGAGTACATCCAAGGTTTTTACGAACTATTGCGTGAAATACTGCTTCTCTAGGCCCTGCATACCTCATATCCCAGAGAATCATTGACGTCATATGAACGTCTTCTCTAAAGTATCCATACTCTCTGAGAGCTGCTTGGCCAAGAACTATGCATTCGTCTATATAATCGCCCTTTCTCTTCTCTCCAACCACGCAAGAAACTAACACTGCATCTGCATTAGCAGCAAACCATGCACCCTTCATTAGCCACTCGTGACCTGTGTGGGGAACGTTTCTGGTTTGATGGGCTACTACTTTCGTCCAACCATTTTTCATAAATTGCATTCTTGATTCAGCCGGTGGGAACCAGAAGCGATCAAAGGGTGGATTGAAAACTGGAGGATTGATAAGGGTAATTTTGCCTCCCAAAAACTTAGCTTTGTAATCGTAAGTTCTCTTTACGCCAGGATGCTTTTCATCATCTGTTCCATAAACATGTTTAGCCATAGCAATCTTGTCATAAACAAACATCTCTTCAACATCAAAAATTGCTAAAGGCTGTTCTTTATAGGTGAAAAGTACGCTATCACCCTTGGATATTCCATACTTCTCTATTTCTTCTTCTGACATGTCAAAAACAATTGGTATAGACCAAACGTATCCATTAGCTAATGTCATGTTATGAACTACGCTGTCTACATCTTTTGCACCCATAAAGCCTTCAAGCGGAGAAAAGAACCCATAAGCTATGCTTATGCACTCCCTAGCAATTTGCCCTCTAACCGGAATTCTTGCCTTTGCATTTTTTGCAAGTTCTTTCGCCTTTTCCTTATCCTCGACAACCCTATAAACAAGCTTGCCGCCATGAGGAGAAAGCGTGTTGTCTACTGCCACATGTTGACTCAATGCCTTTTACCCCCTTTAGAGTAATTTATATAGTATTTTTTAAACGACTGGATTAAGCTGAACAAGAATCTTTCTATATATTGCATTAATATCACCCGTACCCTGAACTACCCTTAATATGCCTTTATTTTTATAGTATTCTATTAAAGGTTCCGTAGATTTCTGGTATACCTCAAGTCTTTTCTTAATGGTTTCTTCGTTATCATCTGCACGTTGATATAGTTCTCCCCCACAAACGTCACATTTTCCCTCAACTTTTGGAGGAGAAAAATAGATGTTATACATTTGACCACATGATTTACACGTTCTTCTCCCTGTTAATCGCTTCATGAGATCTTCAAATGGGACATCTAATACGAGCGCCACGTCTAGAGGTTTGCCCAAATCACCAAGAAGAGAATCTAACTCTTTAGCCTGTGAAACATTTCTTGGAAAACCGTCTAAAATAAAGCCGTTTTCTGTATCAGCTTCTTGAAGCCTTTCCTTTATAAGGCCTATTACTACGCTATCTGGAACAAGTTCACCCTTATCCATATAGCTTTTAGCTTCCTTGCCCAGAGGTGTACCATCCGCCACTGCTTTTCTTAACATATCCCCTGTTGAAATCTGTGGTATCTTTAACTGCTCCACTAACATCTTCGCCTGCGTTCCTTTTCCAGCCCCTGGTGCACCTAAAAATACTAATCTCATTAAATTGCCCCACTCCTTTCATATACTCTTTATCCCTAAGTATTCTCTAAACCCTATTCCTTGAAAATATATCTATAGATTTTTCTAATAGATTCATACACATCATTTATATCTTACTTTATAAAACTATTTTTTACAATAGCATTAATAATTTTTTTATATAAGTTTTACTTATGCGAATATAAGAGATATTTATTTCTATTCTTTCTTCAACCACCCTTTTTACCCTGCACAATTAAATTATATATTCAAAATAATAAAAAGGTTCAAAATTGCCAGATAATACTTTAAAAATATAAAATCAGTTTGATTTATCTATTTAAACAAGTTTTAGAAGCATTTGAAAAATTTATTAATTACATTTGAATTTTTTTATAAATTAGCTAAATTTCTTCTCTTAAGTCAAAAACTCTCTTAGTTTTCTTCTCGCT comes from Thermodesulfobium acidiphilum and encodes:
- a CDS encoding Crp/Fnr family transcriptional regulator, yielding MDNILFLDKELKEFTEQEWSKLLEKAIVMKLPKGSTVFSTSEKSQGVFIIKSGWVKISRISKDGKESVVGCIRNPKEIIGLAEVLLNKNRTCNAVAITDIEIGFVKTEDFYNLIKENFDISLKVMKLLAERMREAEENVHNLSSKYVSKRLASFLYKASFKWGIDDKDGIKIPLNLTHEEIAQVVGTSRQTTTKALNILQKNGIIKLEKKQIKILDVKKLLSYR
- a CDS encoding YkgJ family cysteine cluster protein; translation: MPNMDVVERVALDRSSKFTFSCNKDLSCWNLCCRDVDILLTPYDVLEMRTALGQSSGEFLQNNTKVIIDPKTKIPMVQIMLKPNERVCVFSKEEGCGIYQNRPLLCRTYPIGIAALRKKDDPNPEDEFFFFIREKFCKGFSQGKEFTVGDWLQDQKADYLLEKNKDWLEFVLRRNVMGVEPFNEKEASLYFMAIYDLDKFRKFVFDTKFLDIFEISKVRIETMKKNDEELLKFGMDYLFFMFRIKKTLEPKKT
- the qmoC gene encoding quinone-interacting membrane-bound oxidoreductase complex subunit QmoC, with the protein product MAKKIVKTDLDFIKEIIANGGDSVKKCYQCATCSVVCNLAPNNSPFPRKEMVMAQWGMKDALLKDADIWLCHQCADCTAYCPRGAKPGDVLGALRKITIEEYAPVKFLAKLVSKPAMWPFAFFLPVVILLIDLMLNGKLQYLVNPQALVNLSIEGEHSTAGKIVFAKLFPTVTGIDIFFLPAALFAVICFWIGLSNYWKALNSERPYPVMFQGSIIGLFASIIWEALTSVRFKLCDTMKVRSTTHLLVFWSFVGLFLTTATASVYEWVLRYPSPYPLYDPVKILGNVSGIALIIGAIWMINTRSTLKVGANSSFDWLLLIVVAGLGLTGMGAEIFRLMNLASIAYWTYFIHLTFVMFLFIYAPFFKIAHLAYRTLALAYSNLANRGEPDGLKE
- a CDS encoding FAD-dependent oxidoreductase, which encodes MDKKIGVYICSGCEIGDAVDIEKLVEIAKEKGVSVVKTSANVCGPTFVEEIKNDIANEGINTVVIAACSPRVKTDIFNFPGCIVERVNIREFVAWVMEPKSDDAQMAAQDYLRMGIVKAEKTNLPEPWIGEDLSEEILVVGGGTSGLSAAIESSKAGFKVTVIEKEDKLGGWAAKWYKTTPTKYPFTSLEEPAVFKMIKDVESDPNITVLLNTKIVKTEGMPGLFDVTLNVAGEERVKRFGTIIAAAGFTPYDASKLGKLGFGVSPDVISNVDFERMVRETGKITRPSDGKTAKRVAFVLCAGSRDPEHLPYCSGYCCAASLKQAKYVRDINDGIAYVLYKDIRTPSQFELFYKELQNDPGILLTKCEIKEISLGEDSSLNVDVTDTLLGDELSIEADLVVLVVGMVSNANQEKPDILNLQYRQGLELPLLDTGYYPDSNYVCFPYESRRTGIYPCGTIRAPMETYGCIQDSIGAALKAIQCMWHYERGIAVHPRGWEKSYPQVFMQRCTSCKRCTEECPFGAIDEDEKGTPFYKFNRCRRCGTCMGACPERIVSFHDFSIDMVNSMIKEIEVPEDDEEKLRYLAFVCENDAYPALDAAAFLRHRFPPGIRFISLRCAGNMNLVWIADGLGNGLDGALVLGCKFGENYQCHYIKGSELCNYRFGKVGETLDRLGLESERVEMMQVQISDYVNIADILKGYVERVKEIGPNPFKGF
- a CDS encoding CoB--CoM heterodisulfide reductase iron-sulfur subunit A family protein, which gives rise to MIEFQGKVLVIGGGISGITAAIEAAETGVGVYLVEKNPYLGGRVAQLTKYFPKLCPPTCGLELNFRRMRENKGVEILTQTEVLKVEGSKGNFKVTLKRMPRFVNDNCTLCGECFNVCPVEKDNEFNFNMNKSKAIYSPFEFANPPYAIIDPNVCLGEKCSKCIDVCKYNAIDLKMKEEIIDVTVDSIIVTTGWQPYDAGKIDNLKFGIVPNVITNMMMERLASPSGPTGGKILRPSDGKPVKNVAFVQCAGSRDENHLPYCSYICCMASLKQCTYLLDQDPEVKATIYYIDIRTPGRYEQFYWNVKENPNITFVKGKVANIEADPSGDVWVEAEDILAGSKNKERFDMVVLATGMQPTTADWNLPFNAKKTPDGFIEPESLPDGIYLAGSAVMPFDVIRSLHSATGSVLKALQSISGRGN
- the aprA gene encoding adenylyl-sulfate reductase subunit alpha, which gives rise to MEREACTFSYCEKPAIVEKEVDLLIIGGGMAACGAAYEAVKWAKPNGVSILLVDKAALERSGAVAQGLSAINTYIGRDNKPEDYVRMVRTDLMGIIREDLVFDLGRHVDDSVHLFEKWGLPIWKAIGTDKNLKLEEGGVPRRTGRWQVAISGESYKCIVAEAAKSAMASYDKAEYLERVFIVKLLLDSKEENRVAAAAGFSVRENKVYFIKAKAMIIACGGAVHIYRPRSVLEGMGRAWYPVWNAGSTYAMPFQIGAEATMMENRFVPARFKDGYGPVGTWFLLFKATATNARGEDYCAKTEYIEKYAPYNKNLGTCIRNHMMIEDFKRGLGPMYMNTDKALAELAKTIDAKHAKELESEAWEDFLDMTVGQVGVWLGNNIEPDKMPSEIMPAEPYLLGSHAGCCGLWVCGPEDLQNDATKKAGYVWEYKGKIYNRMTTVNGLFTCGDGVGASGHKFSSGSHAEGRIAAKQAVRFILNNRDYTPSVDKTAEELAAEIYAPMELFEKYKTVSTTPYTVNPQYITPKQFLFRLNKIMDEYVAGTIGWYSTSETLLTKALYYMQLLEEDSYRMAAWDLHQLMRVWENYHRFLTARMHLRHILFRQETRYPGYYYREDFNFIDDANWRCFVNSKMDPKTGEIKEFKRDYVQLIPD
- the aprB gene encoding adenylyl-sulfate reductase subunit beta — translated: MPSWVNPEKCDGCKAQDKTACQYICPNDLMTLNREIMKAYNQEPEYCWECYSCVKICPQQAIEVRGYADFVPLGGNAIPLRGSDNIMWTCKYRNGKVKRFKFPIRTVPEGSIKPYEGFEADPNMADLDKPGFFTHNMRGDTLPTI
- a CDS encoding DUF6955 family protein, with the translated sequence MSNADIKLTISLWVGPEREEALKKANMLEIPELQEAFAGLKRLRVPITYEQAQKLKEVYPSAKIDTSSTQTVELLPRECLDKIFAMVIEKKNVNVIPDLLKSLGK
- the sat gene encoding sulfate adenylyltransferase produces the protein MSQHVAVDNTLSPHGGKLVYRVVEDKEKAKELAKNAKARIPVRGQIARECISIAYGFFSPLEGFMGAKDVDSVVHNMTLANGYVWSIPIVFDMSEEEIEKYGISKGDSVLFTYKEQPLAIFDVEEMFVYDKIAMAKHVYGTDDEKHPGVKRTYDYKAKFLGGKITLINPPVFNPPFDRFWFPPAESRMQFMKNGWTKVVAHQTRNVPHTGHEWLMKGAWFAANADAVLVSCVVGEKRKGDYIDECIVLGQAALREYGYFREDVHMTSMILWDMRYAGPREAVFHAIVRKNLGCTHHMFGRDHAGVGDYYPTYGAHEIFKGLPDLGIKSVLTKEWYYCPVCAGIVYEGFDGHKKQKQKFSGTVIRSIIQQGVKPTRLIFRPEVFDTVMMCADKYGFGSPFVNDNYLENRNPVFTIPPMEV